Proteins from one Burkholderia oklahomensis C6786 genomic window:
- a CDS encoding oxidoreductase, translating into MSSTLKIGLMGFGFAGATFHAPVIAHSGRTQVAAIATGHPERANAAYPDAAVVPDLDALVALEDVECVVIATPNDTHFELAKRALEAGKHVVVDKPVTLTAADALTLARLAAAHGRVFAPFHNRRWDGDFLTVRQLVESGELGRITYFESHFDRFRPHVRTRWREEASRGGGLLFDLGPHLIDQALALFGTPDTVSATVKTRRDGGDAPDFVHLQLGYPDKDVILHASALAAIEPARFTVLGTQAGYQKHGLDTQEDQLKAGLTPDDVEFGGGNPPGVLRGLDGELEIERPVPTLDGQYAEFYRALAASIHDGAPFPVAAQDAVDVMTIIELAARSEREGRRLPFVREAA; encoded by the coding sequence ATGTCGTCAACGCTCAAGATTGGTTTGATGGGTTTCGGTTTCGCAGGCGCGACGTTCCACGCGCCCGTCATCGCGCACAGTGGCCGCACGCAGGTCGCCGCGATCGCCACCGGCCACCCGGAACGCGCGAACGCCGCGTATCCGGACGCCGCCGTCGTGCCGGATCTCGACGCGCTCGTCGCGCTCGAGGACGTCGAGTGCGTCGTGATCGCGACGCCGAACGACACCCATTTCGAGCTGGCGAAGCGCGCGCTCGAAGCGGGCAAGCACGTGGTCGTCGACAAGCCGGTCACGCTGACGGCCGCCGACGCGCTCACGCTCGCCCGTCTCGCCGCCGCACACGGCCGCGTGTTCGCTCCGTTCCACAACCGTCGCTGGGATGGCGATTTCCTGACCGTGCGTCAGCTCGTCGAAAGCGGCGAGCTCGGCCGCATCACCTATTTCGAATCGCACTTCGACCGCTTCCGCCCGCACGTGCGAACGCGCTGGCGCGAGGAAGCGTCACGCGGCGGCGGGCTGCTGTTCGATCTCGGACCGCATCTGATCGACCAGGCGCTCGCGCTGTTCGGCACGCCGGATACGGTGAGCGCGACGGTCAAGACGCGCCGCGACGGCGGCGACGCGCCCGACTTCGTCCATCTGCAGCTCGGCTATCCGGACAAGGACGTCATCCTGCACGCGAGCGCGCTCGCGGCAATCGAACCCGCACGCTTCACCGTGCTCGGCACGCAAGCCGGCTATCAGAAGCACGGGCTCGACACGCAGGAAGATCAACTGAAGGCGGGCCTCACGCCCGACGACGTCGAGTTCGGCGGCGGCAACCCGCCCGGCGTGCTGCGCGGGCTCGACGGCGAGCTCGAGATCGAGCGTCCGGTGCCGACGCTCGACGGCCAGTACGCGGAGTTCTATCGCGCGCTCGCCGCGTCGATCCACGACGGCGCGCCGTTCCCAGTCGCGGCGCAGGACGCCGTCGACGTGATGACGATCATCGAGCTCGCCGCGCGCAGCGAACGCGAAGGCCGGCGACTGCCGTTCGTGCGCGAAGCGGCCTGA
- a CDS encoding SGNH/GDSL hydrolase family protein: MGYHFATAALGPLLLAQGRHVRRVTPRLAEADGPRSGIDGAGPPLRLLVLGDSAAAGVGVATQSDALVGQLVRVLAPFHRVKWKLLARTGATTQDLLDWLAAEPAARFDAVVTSLGVNDVTDGVSPGRWRDTQAALVELLTTRFGAAHVILSAVPPMHHFPALPQPLRWYLGLRARRLNTTLSRWAAGQRACEFLRVEMPLTRDAMASDGFHPGARACALWAEQAAAAIRRRFGS; encoded by the coding sequence ATGGGATACCACTTCGCCACCGCCGCGCTCGGCCCGCTGCTGCTCGCGCAGGGCCGCCATGTCCGGCGCGTGACGCCGCGCCTCGCCGAAGCCGACGGCCCGCGCAGCGGCATCGACGGCGCCGGGCCGCCGTTGCGCCTCCTCGTGCTCGGCGATTCGGCCGCCGCGGGCGTCGGCGTCGCGACGCAGTCCGACGCGCTCGTCGGTCAGTTGGTGCGCGTCCTCGCGCCGTTCCATCGCGTCAAGTGGAAGCTGCTCGCGCGCACCGGCGCGACGACGCAGGATCTGCTCGACTGGCTCGCCGCCGAGCCGGCCGCGCGCTTCGACGCGGTCGTCACGTCGCTCGGCGTCAACGACGTGACGGACGGCGTGTCGCCCGGGCGCTGGCGCGACACGCAAGCGGCGCTCGTCGAGCTGCTGACGACGCGCTTCGGCGCGGCGCACGTGATCCTGTCGGCGGTCCCGCCGATGCACCATTTTCCGGCGCTGCCGCAGCCGCTCAGGTGGTATCTCGGGCTGCGCGCGCGGCGCCTCAACACGACACTGTCGCGCTGGGCCGCCGGGCAGCGCGCGTGCGAATTCCTGCGGGTCGAAATGCCGCTCACGCGCGATGCGATGGCATCGGACGGCTTTCATCCGGGCGCGCGGGCCTGCGCGCTGTGGGCCGAGCAGGCTGCCGCCGCGATCAGGCGGCGGTTCGGGAGCTGA
- a CDS encoding UvrD-helicase domain-containing protein, producing MSAGLNPAQSEAVRYLDGPCLVLAGAGSGKTRVITQKIAHLIEAKGFEPRHIAAVTFTNKAAAEMRERVGKLLEGKTLTTPGKEGRKVPVNQLTVCTFHSLGVQILRQEAEHVGLKPQFSIMDSDDCFGMIQEQIGTTDKGLIRKIQTIISLWKNGLIMPEEAMTIAANEDEHQAALVYRNYVATLHAYQAVDFDDLIRLPAELFARNEPVRDRWQNKLRYLLIDEYQDTNACQYELLKLLAGPRAAFTAVGDDDQAIYGWRGATLENLAQLGKDFPKLHVIKLEQNYRSTVRILTAANNVIANNPKLFEKKLWSEHGMGDSITVTPCNDEEHEAESVVFRLSAHKFERRTQFRDYAILYRGNFQARIFEQVLRRERIPYVLSGGQSFFDKAEIKDLCAYLRLIANADDDPAFIRAVTTPRRGIGNTTLEALGAFAGQAKVSLFEAVYMGGIEARLSARQIEPLRIFCDFIQRLTDRADKEPATVVLDDMMEAIHYEAYLYDAYDERQAQTKWQNVLEFLEWLKRKGTKPEAAEAVDGEAEGFHNADGLADTGKNLLGLIQTVALMSMLEGKEEDPDAVRLSTVHASKGLEYPHVFLVGVEEGIMPHSGGSDDGPIDDERIEEERRLMYVAITRAQRSLHLNWCKKRKRARETIVCEQSRFIAEMGLDEAPPPTPEEAPMTPKDRLASLKALLQK from the coding sequence ATGTCCGCAGGCCTGAATCCCGCTCAAAGCGAAGCGGTGCGCTATCTCGACGGTCCCTGCCTCGTGCTCGCCGGCGCGGGCAGCGGCAAGACCCGCGTCATCACGCAGAAGATCGCGCACCTGATCGAAGCAAAGGGCTTCGAACCGCGCCACATCGCCGCCGTCACGTTCACGAACAAGGCCGCCGCCGAAATGCGCGAGCGCGTCGGCAAGCTCCTCGAGGGCAAGACGCTCACGACGCCCGGCAAGGAAGGCCGCAAGGTGCCCGTCAACCAGTTGACGGTCTGCACGTTCCACTCGCTCGGTGTGCAGATCCTGCGTCAGGAGGCGGAGCACGTCGGCCTGAAACCGCAGTTCTCGATCATGGATTCGGACGACTGCTTCGGGATGATCCAGGAGCAGATCGGCACGACCGACAAGGGCCTGATCCGCAAGATCCAGACGATCATCTCGCTGTGGAAGAACGGCCTCATCATGCCCGAGGAGGCGATGACGATCGCGGCCAACGAGGACGAGCACCAGGCGGCGCTCGTCTATCGCAATTACGTCGCGACGCTGCATGCGTATCAGGCGGTCGATTTCGACGACCTGATTCGCTTGCCCGCCGAGCTGTTCGCGCGCAATGAGCCGGTCCGCGACCGCTGGCAGAACAAGCTGCGCTATCTGCTGATCGACGAATACCAGGACACCAATGCGTGCCAGTACGAGCTGCTGAAGCTGCTCGCGGGCCCGCGCGCGGCGTTCACCGCGGTCGGCGACGACGACCAGGCGATCTACGGCTGGCGCGGCGCGACGCTCGAGAATCTCGCGCAGCTCGGCAAGGACTTCCCGAAGCTGCACGTGATCAAGCTCGAGCAGAACTACCGGTCGACGGTGCGGATCCTGACCGCCGCGAACAACGTGATCGCGAACAACCCGAAACTGTTCGAGAAGAAGCTGTGGTCCGAACACGGGATGGGCGATTCGATCACCGTCACGCCGTGCAACGACGAGGAGCACGAGGCCGAATCGGTCGTGTTTCGCCTCTCCGCGCACAAGTTCGAGCGGCGCACGCAGTTCCGCGACTACGCGATCCTCTACCGCGGCAACTTCCAGGCGCGGATCTTCGAGCAGGTGCTGCGGCGCGAGCGGATTCCGTACGTGCTGTCGGGCGGCCAGTCGTTCTTCGACAAGGCGGAGATCAAGGACCTGTGCGCGTACCTGCGCCTGATCGCGAACGCCGACGACGATCCCGCGTTCATCCGCGCGGTCACGACGCCGCGCCGCGGAATCGGCAACACGACGCTCGAGGCGCTCGGCGCGTTCGCGGGGCAGGCGAAGGTGTCGCTGTTCGAGGCGGTCTACATGGGCGGGATCGAGGCGCGGCTGTCCGCGCGACAGATCGAGCCGCTGCGGATCTTCTGCGACTTCATCCAGCGCCTGACCGACCGCGCGGACAAGGAGCCTGCGACCGTCGTCCTCGACGACATGATGGAAGCGATCCACTACGAAGCGTACCTGTACGACGCATACGACGAACGGCAGGCGCAGACGAAGTGGCAGAACGTGCTCGAATTCCTCGAATGGCTGAAGCGCAAGGGGACGAAGCCGGAGGCGGCGGAGGCAGTCGACGGCGAGGCGGAAGGCTTCCACAACGCGGACGGCCTCGCCGACACCGGCAAGAACCTGCTCGGCCTGATCCAGACGGTTGCGCTGATGTCGATGCTCGAAGGCAAGGAAGAGGATCCGGACGCGGTGCGGCTGTCGACCGTGCACGCGTCGAAGGGGCTCGAGTATCCGCACGTGTTCCTCGTCGGCGTCGAGGAAGGGATCATGCCGCACAGCGGCGGCAGCGACGACGGCCCGATCGACGACGAGCGGATCGAAGAAGAACGCCGGCTGATGTACGTTGCGATCACGCGCGCGCAGCGCAGCCTGCACCTGAACTGGTGCAAGAAGCGCAAGCGTGCGCGGGAGACGATCGTCTGCGAGCAGTCGCGCTTCATCGCCGAGATGGGGCTCGACGAAGCGCCGCCGCCGACGCCCGAAGAAGCGCCGATGACGCCGAAGGACCGGCTTGCGAGCTTGAAGGCGTTGCTGCAGAAGTGA
- the gcvH gene encoding glycine cleavage system protein GcvH: MSNVPADLKYTEEHEWVRTEADGTLTVGITDHAQETLGDIVFLELPEVGKTVKAGDAIGVVESVKAASDIYTPVSGEVVEVNSAIVDTPDEVNGDAYASWLFKIKLEAGASTDKLIDAAAYEKLVG; the protein is encoded by the coding sequence ATGAGCAACGTCCCGGCCGATCTGAAATACACGGAAGAACACGAGTGGGTCCGCACCGAAGCGGACGGCACGCTGACGGTCGGCATCACCGACCACGCGCAGGAAACGCTCGGCGACATTGTCTTCCTCGAACTGCCCGAAGTCGGCAAGACCGTGAAGGCGGGCGACGCCATCGGCGTCGTCGAGTCGGTGAAGGCGGCGTCCGACATCTACACGCCGGTGTCGGGCGAAGTGGTCGAAGTGAACTCGGCGATCGTCGACACGCCCGACGAGGTCAACGGCGACGCGTACGCGAGCTGGCTCTTCAAGATCAAGCTCGAAGCGGGCGCGTCGACCGACAAGCTGATCGACGCAGCCGCCTACGAGAAGCTGGTCGGCTAA
- a CDS encoding L-serine ammonia-lyase, with product MAVSVFDLFKIGIGPSSSHTVGPMRAALMFAQGLERDDLLAATASVKVELYGSLGATGKGHGTDRGVMLGLMGDAPDTVEPSAIAARLDAVRDSKTLALLGMHPVPFVPKEHIAFYRQALPEHPNAMKLRATDANGAVLREATYLSVGGGFVVTAGAPNTKVLAAVEQMAHPFRTSAELLALTESTGKSVAQLMWENERAWHTEEETRAGLLKIWDVMQSCVARGCGIGNPDADGNLPGPFQVKRRAPQLYRTLTGNPEQALRDPLSMIDWINLYAIAVNEENAAGGRVVTAPTNGAAGIIPAVLHYYTRFTPGANEQGVMDFLMTAAAIGILYKLNASISGAEVGCQGEVGVACSMAAGALAAVLGGTPQQVENAAEIGMEHNLGLTCDPVGGMVQIPCIERNAMASVKAVNAARMALRGDGTHYVSLDSVIKTMRETGADMKTKYKETSRGGLAVNIVEC from the coding sequence ATGGCAGTCAGCGTGTTCGATCTTTTCAAAATCGGTATCGGCCCGTCGAGTTCGCATACGGTCGGTCCGATGCGGGCCGCGCTGATGTTCGCGCAGGGGCTCGAACGCGACGATTTGCTCGCCGCGACCGCGAGCGTGAAGGTCGAGCTGTACGGCTCGCTCGGCGCGACGGGCAAGGGCCACGGCACCGACCGCGGCGTGATGCTCGGCCTGATGGGCGACGCGCCCGACACCGTCGAGCCGTCGGCGATCGCCGCGCGGCTCGACGCGGTGCGCGACTCGAAGACGCTCGCGCTGCTCGGCATGCATCCGGTGCCGTTCGTGCCGAAGGAGCACATCGCGTTCTACCGGCAGGCGCTGCCCGAGCATCCGAACGCGATGAAGCTGCGCGCGACCGACGCGAACGGCGCGGTGCTGCGCGAGGCGACGTATCTGTCGGTGGGCGGCGGCTTCGTGGTCACCGCGGGCGCGCCGAACACGAAGGTGCTCGCCGCCGTCGAGCAGATGGCGCATCCGTTCCGCACGAGCGCCGAGCTGCTCGCGCTCACCGAATCGACCGGCAAGTCGGTCGCGCAGCTGATGTGGGAAAACGAGCGCGCGTGGCACACCGAGGAGGAAACGCGCGCGGGCCTCCTGAAGATCTGGGACGTGATGCAGTCGTGCGTCGCGCGGGGCTGCGGAATCGGCAACCCGGACGCCGACGGCAACCTGCCCGGCCCGTTCCAGGTCAAGCGCCGCGCGCCGCAGCTCTACCGGACGCTCACGGGCAACCCGGAGCAGGCGCTGCGCGATCCGCTGTCGATGATCGACTGGATCAACCTGTACGCGATCGCGGTCAATGAAGAGAACGCGGCGGGCGGACGTGTCGTCACCGCGCCGACCAACGGCGCGGCGGGCATCATCCCGGCCGTCCTCCATTACTACACGCGCTTCACGCCGGGGGCGAACGAGCAAGGCGTGATGGACTTCCTGATGACGGCGGCGGCGATCGGCATCCTGTACAAGCTCAACGCGTCGATCTCGGGCGCCGAAGTCGGCTGCCAGGGCGAAGTCGGCGTCGCATGCTCGATGGCGGCGGGCGCGCTCGCGGCGGTGCTGGGCGGCACGCCGCAGCAGGTCGAGAACGCAGCCGAGATCGGCATGGAGCACAATCTCGGCCTCACCTGCGATCCGGTCGGCGGGATGGTGCAGATCCCGTGCATCGAGCGCAACGCGATGGCGTCGGTGAAGGCCGTCAACGCCGCGCGGATGGCGCTGCGCGGCGACGGCACGCACTACGTGTCGCTCGATTCCGTCATCAAGACGATGCGCGAAACCGGCGCCGACATGAAAACGAAGTACAAGGAGACGTCGCGCGGCGGGCTGGCGGTGAATATCGTCGAGTGCTGA
- the gcvP gene encoding aminomethyl-transferring glycine dehydrogenase codes for MKLEHPDHLMKRTPLSLAALETHDAFAERHIGPDDASQHAMLDTLGFASRAALIDAVIPASIRRGDALPLGPFAQPKSEAEALAALRELADKNQVFRSYIGQGYYDTHTPAVILRNVLENPAWYTAYTPYQPEISQGRLEALLNFQQMVADLTGLAISNASLLDEATAAAEAMTLLQRIGKPKSNVFYVADDVLPQTLEVIKTRAKPVGIEVKTGPAADAASANAFGVLLQYPGANGDVRDYRALADAIHAAGGHIVAAADILALTVLAPPGEWGADVAVGNTQRFGVPMGFGGPHAAYMAVRDEFKRQMPGRLVGVTVDAQGKPALRLALQTREQHIRREKATSNVCTAQALLAIMASMYAVYHGPHGLKTIALRVNRVAALLASGVEQLGYALVNDTFFDTLTIDTGARTAQVHELAKSKRINLRRVSDTQVGVSVDETTTRADLADLLAIFAQAAGATAPGVDTLDAALPGVPALPAGLERTSAYLTHHVFNRHHSETEMLRYLRSLSDKDLALDRSMIPLGSCTMKLNATSEMLPVTWPEFGQIHPFAPADQTVGYREMIDQLEQMLVAATGYAAVSLQPNAGSQGEYAGLLTIHAYHESRGESHRDICLIPASAHGTNPASAHMAGMKVVVVACDAQGNVDIADLKAKADAHSNDLAAIMITYPSTHGVFEQNVREICEIVHAHGGQVYVDGANMNAMVGLTAPGQFGGDVSHLNLHKTFCIPHGGGGPGVGPVAVGAHLAKFLPNQRSTGYARGDDGIGAVSAAPYGSASILPISWMYIAMMGARNLTAATETAILNANYIAKRLAPHYPVLYSGPGGLVAHECILDLRPIKDASGISVDDVAKRLMDYGFHAPTMSFPVPGTLMVEPTESESQEELDRFIAAMVAIREEIRAVEEGRADREDNPLRHAPHTAAVVTANDWPHAYSREQAAFPVASLVANKYWPPVGRADNAYGDRNLFCSCVPISEYA; via the coding sequence ATGAAGCTCGAACACCCGGATCATCTGATGAAGCGCACGCCCCTCTCGCTCGCGGCGCTCGAAACGCACGACGCGTTCGCCGAGCGCCACATCGGCCCCGACGACGCCAGCCAGCACGCAATGCTCGACACGCTCGGCTTCGCGTCGCGCGCCGCGCTGATCGACGCCGTGATTCCCGCGTCGATCCGCCGCGGCGACGCACTGCCGCTCGGCCCGTTCGCACAGCCGAAGAGCGAGGCGGAAGCGCTCGCCGCGCTACGCGAGCTCGCGGACAAGAACCAGGTGTTCCGCTCGTACATCGGCCAGGGCTACTACGACACGCACACGCCCGCCGTCATCCTGCGCAACGTGCTCGAAAACCCCGCGTGGTACACCGCGTACACGCCGTACCAGCCTGAAATCTCGCAGGGCCGCCTCGAGGCGCTCCTGAACTTCCAGCAAATGGTCGCGGACCTGACGGGCCTCGCCATCTCGAACGCGTCGCTGCTCGACGAGGCGACAGCCGCGGCCGAGGCGATGACGCTCCTGCAGCGCATCGGCAAACCGAAGTCGAACGTGTTCTACGTCGCCGACGACGTGCTGCCGCAAACGCTCGAAGTAATCAAGACACGCGCGAAGCCGGTCGGCATCGAAGTGAAGACGGGTCCCGCCGCCGACGCCGCGAGCGCGAACGCGTTCGGCGTGCTGCTCCAGTATCCGGGCGCGAACGGCGACGTGCGCGACTACCGCGCGCTCGCCGACGCGATCCACGCGGCGGGCGGCCACATCGTCGCCGCGGCCGACATCCTCGCGCTCACCGTGCTCGCGCCGCCCGGCGAATGGGGCGCGGACGTCGCGGTCGGCAACACGCAGCGCTTCGGCGTGCCGATGGGCTTCGGCGGCCCGCACGCAGCGTACATGGCGGTGCGCGACGAATTCAAGCGGCAGATGCCGGGCCGTCTCGTCGGCGTGACCGTCGACGCTCAGGGCAAGCCCGCGCTGCGCCTCGCGCTGCAGACCCGCGAACAGCACATCCGCCGCGAAAAGGCGACGTCGAACGTCTGCACCGCGCAGGCGCTCCTCGCGATCATGGCGAGCATGTACGCGGTCTATCACGGCCCGCACGGCCTGAAGACGATCGCGCTGCGCGTGAACCGCGTCGCGGCGCTCCTCGCGTCGGGCGTCGAGCAGCTCGGCTACGCGCTCGTCAACGACACGTTCTTCGACACGCTGACGATCGACACCGGCGCGCGCACCGCGCAAGTCCACGAACTCGCGAAAAGCAAGCGCATCAACCTGCGCCGCGTGAGCGACACGCAAGTCGGCGTGTCGGTCGACGAAACGACGACGCGCGCCGATCTCGCCGACCTGCTCGCGATCTTCGCGCAGGCGGCGGGCGCGACGGCGCCCGGCGTCGACACGCTCGACGCCGCGCTGCCCGGCGTGCCCGCGCTGCCGGCCGGCCTCGAACGCACGAGCGCGTACCTGACGCACCACGTGTTCAACCGCCACCATTCGGAAACGGAAATGCTGCGCTACCTGCGCAGCCTGTCGGACAAGGATCTCGCGCTCGACCGCTCGATGATCCCGCTCGGCTCGTGCACGATGAAGCTCAATGCGACGTCGGAGATGCTGCCCGTCACGTGGCCCGAGTTCGGCCAGATCCACCCGTTCGCGCCCGCCGACCAGACGGTCGGCTACCGCGAGATGATCGACCAGCTCGAGCAGATGCTCGTCGCGGCGACGGGCTACGCGGCCGTGTCGCTGCAGCCGAACGCCGGCTCGCAGGGCGAGTACGCGGGCCTCTTGACCATCCACGCATATCACGAATCGCGCGGCGAAAGCCACCGCGACATCTGCCTGATCCCGGCGTCCGCGCACGGCACGAACCCGGCGTCCGCGCACATGGCGGGCATGAAGGTCGTCGTCGTCGCGTGCGACGCGCAGGGCAACGTCGACATCGCCGATCTGAAGGCGAAGGCCGACGCGCATTCGAACGACCTCGCGGCGATCATGATCACCTACCCGTCGACGCACGGCGTGTTCGAGCAGAACGTCCGCGAGATCTGCGAGATCGTGCACGCGCACGGCGGCCAGGTGTACGTCGACGGCGCGAACATGAACGCGATGGTCGGCCTGACCGCGCCCGGCCAGTTCGGCGGCGACGTGTCGCACCTGAACCTGCACAAGACCTTCTGCATCCCGCACGGCGGCGGCGGCCCGGGCGTCGGCCCGGTCGCGGTCGGCGCGCACCTCGCGAAGTTCCTGCCGAACCAGCGCTCGACGGGCTATGCGCGCGGAGACGACGGCATCGGCGCGGTGTCGGCGGCGCCTTACGGCTCGGCGTCGATCCTGCCGATCTCCTGGATGTACATCGCGATGATGGGCGCGAGGAACCTGACCGCCGCGACGGAAACCGCGATCCTCAACGCGAACTACATCGCGAAGCGTCTCGCGCCGCACTACCCGGTGCTGTATTCGGGCCCGGGCGGGCTCGTCGCGCACGAATGCATTCTCGACCTGCGTCCGATCAAGGACGCGAGCGGCATCAGCGTCGACGACGTCGCGAAACGCCTGATGGACTACGGCTTCCACGCGCCGACGATGAGCTTCCCGGTGCCGGGCACGCTGATGGTCGAGCCGACCGAATCGGAATCGCAGGAGGAGCTCGACCGCTTCATCGCCGCGATGGTCGCGATCCGCGAGGAAATCCGCGCGGTCGAGGAAGGCCGCGCCGATCGCGAGGACAACCCGCTGCGCCACGCGCCGCACACGGCGGCCGTCGTCACCGCGAACGACTGGCCGCACGCGTACTCGCGCGAGCAGGCCGCGTTCCCGGTCGCATCGCTCGTCGCGAACAAGTACTGGCCGCCCGTCGGCCGCGCGGACAACGCATATGGCGACCGCAATCTGTTCTGCTCCTGCGTGCCGATCTCGGAATACGCATGA
- a CDS encoding alginate lyase family protein, whose amino-acid sequence MVRQTFPGRAQAMRRRLRALAPALLAAALTAAGPARAAMNFCAAPALQSSETTHAEPGVQALIKSVDAHLNDEPKALPRVHTEGTLPHEGIYDQSAEALNDMELMRNAALAWRVTNQSRYLALVDRFLSAWANTYRPSFNPIDETRFESLILAYDMTASVLPVKTRNATAAFIASLGNGYVQQIDAQKRPLKGTWRNNWQSHRIKLIALAAFTLGDRKMMNAAQRLFVEHLADNVEPDGTTYDFLERDALHYAVYDLQPLVTAALAARRFNRNWLRERASNGATLAAALDWLVPYARGEKTHEEFVHSPVPFDAKRREAGLPGYSGMWEPKNATELFHLAARLDGRYASVAQQLSPMPPAWLAACLPLPAR is encoded by the coding sequence ATGGTGCGTCAGACGTTTCCGGGCCGCGCGCAGGCGATGCGCCGGCGCTTGCGCGCGCTCGCGCCGGCGCTTCTCGCCGCCGCGTTGACGGCGGCCGGCCCCGCGCGGGCGGCGATGAATTTCTGTGCCGCGCCCGCGCTGCAGAGCAGCGAGACGACGCACGCCGAACCGGGCGTGCAGGCGCTCATCAAGAGCGTCGACGCGCATCTGAACGACGAGCCGAAGGCGTTGCCGCGCGTGCACACCGAAGGCACGCTGCCGCACGAAGGCATCTACGACCAGAGCGCCGAGGCGCTCAACGACATGGAACTGATGCGCAACGCGGCGCTCGCGTGGCGCGTGACGAATCAGAGCCGTTATCTGGCGCTCGTCGACCGCTTCCTGTCGGCGTGGGCGAACACTTACCGTCCGAGCTTCAATCCGATCGACGAGACGCGCTTCGAGAGCCTGATCCTCGCGTACGACATGACGGCGAGCGTGCTGCCCGTGAAGACGCGCAACGCGACGGCCGCGTTCATCGCGTCGCTCGGCAACGGCTACGTGCAGCAGATCGACGCGCAGAAGCGCCCGCTCAAGGGCACGTGGCGCAACAACTGGCAAAGCCACCGGATCAAGCTGATCGCGCTCGCCGCGTTCACGCTCGGCGATCGCAAGATGATGAACGCCGCGCAGCGGCTCTTCGTCGAGCATCTCGCCGACAACGTCGAGCCGGACGGCACGACGTACGATTTTCTCGAGCGCGACGCGCTGCACTACGCGGTCTACGATCTGCAGCCGCTCGTGACGGCGGCGCTCGCCGCGCGGCGCTTCAACCGCAACTGGCTGCGCGAGCGCGCGTCGAACGGCGCGACGCTCGCCGCCGCGCTCGACTGGCTCGTGCCGTATGCGCGCGGCGAGAAGACGCACGAGGAGTTCGTCCACTCGCCAGTGCCGTTCGACGCAAAGCGCCGCGAGGCGGGCCTGCCCGGCTATTCGGGCATGTGGGAGCCGAAGAACGCGACCGAGCTGTTCCACCTCGCCGCGCGCCTCGACGGCCGCTACGCGAGCGTCGCCCAACAACTCTCGCCGATGCCGCCCGCATGGCTGGCCGCGTGCCTGCCGCTGCCGGCGCGGTGA
- the gcvT gene encoding glycine cleavage system aminomethyltransferase GcvT — translation MTVLKITPLHAAHRALNARMVDFGGWDMPVNYGSQIDEHQAVRTDAGMFDVSHMCVVDFTGPRVRAFFEHALANNVAKLQTPGKALYSCLLNPQGGVIDDLIVYYFTEDFFRVVVNAGTADKDVAWFNQLNEQGGFGLSIAPRRDFAIVAAQGPNARAKVWDTIPAARSATSELKPFNAAQVAGTPFGDLTVARTGYTGEDGFEIIVPATRVEALWNALAEHGVRPCGLGARDTLRLEAGMNLYGQDMDETVSPLDAGLAWTVDLAAPRAFVGRDALERDGSRAAFVGLILQKENGKAGGVLRAHQKVVTPAGEGEITSGTFSPTMQESIAFARVPKDVAVGDTVHVQIRDKNLPARVVKLPFVRNGKVLAV, via the coding sequence ATGACCGTTCTCAAAATCACCCCGCTTCACGCTGCGCATCGCGCCCTCAATGCCCGCATGGTCGACTTCGGCGGCTGGGACATGCCTGTCAACTACGGCTCGCAGATCGACGAGCATCAGGCCGTGCGCACCGACGCCGGGATGTTCGACGTGTCGCACATGTGCGTCGTCGATTTCACGGGCCCGCGCGTGCGCGCCTTCTTCGAGCACGCGCTCGCGAACAACGTCGCGAAGCTGCAGACGCCCGGCAAGGCGCTCTACTCGTGCCTGCTGAACCCGCAGGGCGGCGTCATCGACGATCTGATCGTCTACTACTTCACCGAGGATTTCTTCCGCGTCGTCGTCAACGCCGGCACCGCCGACAAGGACGTCGCGTGGTTCAACCAGCTCAACGAGCAAGGCGGCTTCGGCCTTTCGATCGCGCCGCGCCGCGACTTCGCGATCGTCGCCGCCCAGGGGCCGAACGCGCGTGCGAAGGTGTGGGACACGATCCCCGCCGCGCGCTCCGCGACGAGCGAGCTCAAGCCGTTCAACGCCGCGCAGGTCGCGGGCACGCCGTTCGGCGACCTCACCGTCGCGCGCACCGGCTACACCGGCGAGGACGGCTTCGAGATCATCGTCCCGGCGACGCGCGTCGAAGCGCTGTGGAACGCGCTCGCCGAGCACGGCGTGCGCCCGTGCGGACTCGGCGCGCGCGACACGCTGCGCCTCGAAGCCGGCATGAACCTGTACGGCCAGGACATGGACGAGACGGTGTCGCCGCTCGACGCCGGTCTCGCGTGGACGGTCGATCTCGCCGCGCCGCGCGCGTTCGTCGGCCGCGACGCGCTGGAGCGCGACGGCTCGCGCGCCGCGTTCGTCGGCCTGATCCTGCAGAAGGAAAACGGCAAGGCGGGCGGCGTGCTGCGCGCGCACCAGAAGGTCGTGACGCCGGCGGGCGAAGGCGAGATCACGAGCGGCACGTTCTCTCCGACGATGCAGGAATCGATCGCGTTCGCGCGCGTGCCGAAGGACGTCGCCGTCGGCGACACGGTGCACGTGCAGATCCGCGACAAGAATCTTCCCGCACGCGTGGTAAAACTGCCGTTCGTGCGCAACGGCAAGGTGCTCGCGGTCTGA